A genomic window from Chanodichthys erythropterus isolate Z2021 chromosome 1, ASM2448905v1, whole genome shotgun sequence includes:
- the asb12b gene encoding ankyrin repeat and SOCS box protein 12b, whose product MLLDKSTSMSLMDISKIFSLLQPKEDEEEDTNCCQELNQAVFKDDDKLLTDLLSQDKYRKCINHRSGWGIPVTPLRTAAAQGHLRCLEVLLVHGAEVDSLDVKAQTPLFTAVAAKHLDCVVALLEAGANPNGSLYNNCSPVLTAAREGDVHILRELLRHGADVDVKPKMPDWASNATTCRGPLYISAVYGHLDCFRLLLQHGANPDYNCTEEKMLTRIKQPKTVLEMCLRYGCGLEYIKLLIDFGANVYLPALIIDKTAKQNDAVMLLLKERVCPKTLMSQTRLALWKFLPTENKMCSIDCLDIPKILKDYLNHVS is encoded by the exons ATGCTTTTGGATAAGTCCACCAGCATGAGTTTGATGGACATCTCTAAGATCTTTTCTCTTCTTCAACCCAAAGAAGATGAGGAGGAAGACACCAACTGTTGCCAGGAACTGAATCAAGCTGTCTTTAAGGATGACGACAAACTCCTTACTGATCTCCTGTCTCAGGATAAGTACAGGAAATGCATCAACCATCGCAGTGGCTGGGGCATCCCGGTTACTCCACTGCGCActgctgcggctcagggtcacTTGCGCTGTCTAGAGGTCCTCCTGGTTCACGGGGCAGAGGTGGACAGCCTGGATGTTAAAGCTCAGACTCCACTTTTCACGGCAGTCGCTGCCAAACACTTAGACTGTGTTGTTGCTTTATTAGAAGCTGGTGCAAACCCTAATGGTAGCCTGTATAACAATTGCTCCCCTGTGCTCACTGCAGCCCGAGAGGGTGACGTGCACATCCTGAGGGAGCTCCTGCGACATGGAGCTGACGTAGACGTCAAGCCCAAAATGCCGGACTGGGCCTCAAACGCCACGACCTGCCGAGGACCACTCTACATTTCAGCTGTTTATGGCCATCTGGATTGTTTCAGATTGTTACTGCAGCATGGAGCAAACCCAGACTACAACTGCACTGAGGAAAAAATGCTGACAAGGATCAAACAGCCTAAAACTGTTCTGGAGATGTGTCTGAGATATGGCTGTGGGCTTGAATACATTAAGCTGCTCATAGACTTTGGAGCAAACGTGTATCTACCCGCTTTAATCATTGACAAAACAGCCAAACAAAATGACGCAGTAATGCTTCTGCTCAAAGAGAGAG TTTGTCCAAAAACACTGATGTCTCAGACGCGACTTGCTTTATGGAAGTTTCTTCCCACGGAAAACAAAATGTGCTCCATTGATTGTCTGGACATTCCCAAAATACTGAAGGACTATTTGAATCATGTATCCTGA